The genomic interval CAGTTCAAGaattcacttgtttttttgtttttttttgtaacataacTGTTTGTTAAATATTATCCATTCACAGTAATGCATCGTGTATCCGGGCGCCACTTATCCACCCTAaccattattaaattattattttatttatcctcCCCCCTCTCCACAGAGCACGGACgctctgagggcgtgtgagcgtcctctgatctcacgAGCCTGAAGCAGGAATCTCTTTGACGCCCGATCAATCCTGAGCAGGGGGGGGCTACCTTGAGAACAGAGACCGGCCCCGCCTCTAATCCACTCTCAATGAGCTCGGCGTCTGGCCAGTAGCGGTCGCTGCTGTGCGATGAGGAGAAGGAATTCCTTCCAGTTTCCCATCTGACGTCCCTAGCCAGGTTCGGCCTCTTCGCACAGCCCCAAGGGATCCTTTGTTAGTTTATTACCAAACAGAGAATATTACTTCAAAGACTAGATCCCACCAGTAtccgtacactgtgttgtatgtgcttcgTGCGCTGCCACCGCTGGTAGTcgtgtgagctgttcagtgtgttgatgtgtaaataaatcctgttcgcctgcgggggggGGATCAACTTCCACCTCCGTCTGGATCTCccgcctgtcactcagcagcgaatgcacgcagcCACGCAGCTACCCCGTCACAAGAATTAATACCCTGGATCTTTCTGAACAAGGGATTTAGGgcagctccctaataaaagctgaatcccaaaacaataaattgtgtgaatatagcacTGTAACTGTAACAGCTGTGCGTAACGCTATTTAAAAAACTCTGGTCCCACCAGTCGGAcacgcgatggattactgtactagCAATTGAACCAACCGTCTGTGGTGTTGTGGCTAAACCTCCCAATCTTCTCCTATCTCATCTCCTTTCCCTTCTTCCTACTACCCACTCCTCCCCCTCTACCTCTCCTCTCCCACCCTCTCACCTCCCCACTTGTCCCTCTCCTCAGCTCTCTttagcccctctctctctccctcaccttCCCGCTGGCCCCTCTCATCAGCTCTCTtcagcccctctctctctctccctcaccttCCCGCTGGCCCCTCTCATCAGCTCTCTtcagcccctctctctctcacctccccgcTGGCCCCTCTCCTCAGCTCTCTtcagcccctctctctctcacctccccgcTGGCCCCTCTCCTCAGCTCTCTtcagcccctctctctctcacctccccgcTGTTCCCCTCTCCTCAGCTCTCTtcagcccctctctctctctcacctccccgcTGTTCCCCTCTCCTCAGCCCCTCTCTCACCTCCCCGTTGGCCCCTCTCCTCAGCTCTCTCTTCAGCCCCTCGTAGACCATGAGCTGCAGGGCAGGGTTCAGCACCAGCAGCAGGGAGGGAAGGGTCCCGTTCCAGAGAGCGGGGAGCCCCTCAGAGCCCAGGATCTGCCGGAACGCATCTGGGACACACAACGACAGTCCCAATGAAAACTCGTCACGCAGAACACAAATTCCAGCACCCCTGTAATCAAAGCCAGAGCTGTTCTTACCTAGAATGCCTCTGTAGTGGGTGGGCTTGACGTCATTGTTTCTGAACTTCGCCCCCTGCAGTTTGAGACGGGTATTGACCACCCAGAGGGGCGTGGTCACAAGCACATTCACCACTCCTGAGGAAACAGCAAGAGGAGACAGGCTAGCCAGGGAGCCCGGCTCTCAACAATGCAAATAGAACTAATAAGAGgtagtcacttcacctccttgggctccgtccttcggacAAGAGGtaaaacaaacgcggtcctattggaagtgactctgcagcacagttcaccccctagtctctgtaagttgctttggataaaagcgtatGCTAAGTGACTGATCAATAACAATtaataagagaatggattttaaagatggttagcactgcatttttttttttttttcgggcaGCAAGCTGGCCACCTCTGCGTACCTGCGATGATGCCCACGGCGAGGTCCTTGCCGGGGGTGGAGCGGTGCCCTCTGACCCAGCAGGCCTTGGCGCTGTTGAAGGTGTAGAAATAGACGAAGTTGGAGCAGCAGAGGGTGCAGATGACCGGGAACCAGCCTCTGTAGGGAGCCAGTCTGGAACACACGGGATGAAACCAACCTTTAAAACAGGGCTGTGAGCATCACCTTCACCTGGACCGGAGATTTcctgatttacagagactagagggtgaacAATGTATCGCCAACAACTGTCGCCACTTATgacaggacctcggttttacatctcacccAAAGGACAAGGAGGTtcagcgactcgctcagggtcacagcgagtcagtggctgagccaggatttgaacctcctggtatcaagcccctttctctagCCACTAGACCACCAAGCGTCTCATTTACCAGCTCGACAGCCTATCAAGCGTCTGTTCTCCAGCAGTGTGCTAGTGTACCAGAGCAACCCATTGCTTCTGTagagctgtggccaaaagttttgcatcatcaccctACGGAATGAACTCATTTGGCTTtttaaagtcgaatgaaacctattGAACAGTGTTAACGTACCGAATCgcacaccgctttgcagttttatCAGAGTTAATGGAAAACTGCCattgaaaaaagtgacatttcaaaatctgacaCGAAACACCACTGTACTGCTGCTATGGCTTCTGGCAGActttttgcaaaatcattttgtagtttgtttgattacaagatgttaaataaaagaatcTCAATTATAAtcatgcttttttatatatatatatatatatatatatatatatatatatatatatatatatatatatatatatattttaaaatttaaccGCTGGCGATTGCTTCagtttttgatttgttgtgcatatgaaatcaaaccactggaactaaaATTAGTGGCagtctaatttaactgatgactttaacagGCTGGGCACGCAATTTCCTGGTGTCTACAGTTATTTTTCGGACCGCCACAGATGGGAAATAAAAAGCCTGGCTGGGAGTGGGTGCCCCTGTACCCCTCTATTCAGACCCCTATCTTGGGGTGACCGAGGAATCTGTGAACTCACAGCCCCTCCTCTCGGATGATTTCAGCGAGGACGGCAGGAGTCCACTTGGCTTTCCTTGTCTCGTCAACTGGGGATGAAAGAACAGCCTCTCGTTAAAAAGCCATCAGGCAGGACAGTGGCCTGAGTTTGACCCTGGTCTGACTTCCACGGACCAGGAGTGTCGGGATAGACTAGCGTCATGACATGACATGCGTCATGCGAATCAttctcccgctgcacagcagtgtgatccagtcctgctttcactaggagtttaataatcagactcccgctgcacagcagtgtgatccagtcctggtttcactaggagtttaataatcagactcccgctgcacagcagtgtgatccagtcctgctttcactaggagtttaataatcagactcccgctgcacagcagtgtgatccagtcctgctttcactaggagtttaataataagacacacctgagcttgttagctagacacactgggggctgatcaagctggttgcagtgaaacctggactggatcacactgctgtgcaataggtcTTATTTTGAGTGTAATTAGCCAccagcttgattaaccacagtgtgcATAGCTACCAAGCTCAGGTGCTTCTTATGAAGTGCCATGAATGGatctaactgctatgcaatgggagtcttattcagggatgggaatcagactcctattgcacagcagtgtgatccagtccaggtttcactgctaccagcttgatcagcccccagtgtgtctagctaacaagctcaggtgtgtctcattattaaactcctagtgaaagcaggactggatcacactgctgtgcagcgggagtctgattattaagctcctagtgaaaccaggactggatcacaccgctgtgcagcgggagtctgattattaaactcctagtgaaaccaggactggatcacaccgctgtgcagcgggagtccgATTCCCACACTGTTCCGAGCTGTTTTTTAAAAGGGGTACCTTGCAATCTGAGCCTCGCAGAGTCCAGTGGGTAGAACAGAGTCATTGCAGTCACACTGCCCTAGAAACAGACAGGAGCGAGGGTGTCACTCAACAAGAGCGCCCGGACCGAACTGGGTTCCGCCTGCCAGAACagtctttcaaaatgtaaaacagatattcaaatatatatattttttttttatgatgaattAGCTGTCAGGAGAATTGTCCCAGACACCCCATCACCTGTTAAAAAAAGAGAGTGCCCCGTTTGGAGAGTGTGCTGGATTGCAAAAAAATTTAATACTGTACCTAAAGTAAAAAGGTGTAATTGACAAAGTATTCGAACCCTTTAAGAAAAACTCTACTGCAGTGCGTACAGTAGAAGCCCTAACCAGGTATATCCTGCTATTCAAGGGCTGTATTCATTTTCACTCTGCATTTTGTGAAGGATTTTACTGTAGAGATTTGCACAGCGTACTTCAGAAAGCAGATGACTTTGCCGGGCTGCACAGTCAGAATTATACCGATTTCAAACGGGAGAGACTTCAAAATCACGCTGGATCATACAGATATATAATCAGGGATTACTGTATTTCTAACAGCCtctaaataaacaatgaatgCAGTAATAAAGTCAAACTTATCTAACACGCTTGTAGATCTCTGATCCGCCTGTCCTGCTCTGCTCTGGGCTTGCCTGACCTCTGCACCACATTACccgatcctcagctgatgcgcaaTCCTTGCGCTACTGCACTGCTATGTCACGATAGACATAGCTTCTTGCAatcttgttgcatcctagttcatattgcaTTCCAGTTAGTCTTATTATTTGCTCtgactgtaaactacactgtgtttaaatatgaatctcGCATTGTAATCCTGcactgccctggaacacctgcGTGAGTCGCCTGGGATAAAGCAAGCGTCTgccaaatgaataaataatattttattatacactgaTACCAAAGTCaaaatgccacacacacacagagagacatggACAGGAAATACTTTTTGTGAAAAACAGTTCCTTATAATAAAAATGAGGAACTATGTTTTTCTGGTAACGACATGGAGATAGATAGCTAgctaaatagatagatagacagatagatagatagatagatagatagatagatagatagatagatagatagatagatagatagatagatagatagatagatagatagatagatagatagatagtgtagatagatagatagatagagagtgtgtagatagatag from Polyodon spathula isolate WHYD16114869_AA unplaced genomic scaffold, ASM1765450v1 scaffolds_1227, whole genome shotgun sequence carries:
- the LOC121309351 gene encoding LOW QUALITY PROTEIN: peroxisomal membrane protein PMP34-like (The sequence of the model RefSeq protein was modified relative to this genomic sequence to represent the inferred CDS: deleted 1 base in 1 codon), whose translation is MQIASKCCQASQICTHCMLDAPFTMDTAAGFNIADVFTYESLIHAVAGALGSVTAMTLFYPLDSARLRLQVDETRKAKWTPAVLAEIIREEGLLAPYRGWFPVICTLCCSNFVYFYTFNSAKACWVRGHRSTPGKDLAVGIIAGVVNVLVTTPLWVVNTRLKLQGAKFRNNDVKPTHYRGILDAFRQILGSEGLPALWNGTLPSLLLVLNPALQLMVYEGLKRELRRGANGEFSSLEVFVIGAVAKAIATTATYPLQTVQSILRFGQHGHSKESRIMGSLRSIFYIFYLWRERVRKHGIVGLFKGLEAKLLQTVLTAALMFLLYEKMTAATFRIMGLRRTHSHR